From one Anaerococcus prevotii DSM 20548 genomic stretch:
- a CDS encoding CPBP family intramembrane glutamic endopeptidase, translating to MIAVIFLIVNILYDIGVGILSGLILGEVQPLYYLVITQVSKLIFVGIFVKIRSKKYRDDYIKIGSLKKDSYKLVIIGLGLAGFGNLLVSAIMKIFEDNAYVNNVIETLNQALSFSNNYEYVLMIFSVVILAPILEEYLFRGILFAELKKSPKAKIIITALTFAIYHLNLIQGLNTLFIGLVLGYIYYYRRNVKEVILVHMVNNLVAVFPNEVLGLACIIAIGFAIKFLIDFRKNPRN from the coding sequence ATGATAGCGGTAATTTTTTTAATAGTAAATATACTTTATGATATAGGAGTCGGGATTCTTTCAGGATTAATTCTAGGAGAGGTCCAACCCCTTTACTATCTAGTAATAACTCAAGTAAGTAAATTAATTTTTGTAGGAATTTTCGTAAAGATTAGATCTAAAAAGTATAGAGATGATTATATAAAAATAGGGAGTTTAAAAAAGGATTCCTATAAATTAGTAATCATCGGTCTAGGTCTTGCAGGCTTTGGAAACCTATTAGTTTCAGCCATAATGAAAATATTTGAAGATAATGCTTATGTTAATAATGTAATAGAGACCTTGAACCAAGCTCTTTCATTTTCCAATAACTACGAGTATGTCTTGATGATTTTTAGCGTAGTAATACTAGCACCAATTCTAGAAGAGTATTTATTCAGAGGAATACTTTTTGCAGAGCTAAAGAAAAGTCCCAAGGCAAAGATAATAATTACGGCCCTTACTTTTGCTATCTATCACCTAAATTTAATCCAAGGACTTAACACTTTATTCATAGGTTTAGTTCTAGGATATATATATTATTATAGAAGGAATGTAAAGGAAGTCATCTTAGTCCATATGGTGAATAATTTAGTAGCGGTATTTCCTAATGAGGTCTTGGGACTAGCTTGTATTATAGCGATAGGATTTGCCATCAAGTTTTTAATTGATTTTAGAAAAAATCCAAGAAATTAA